In Desulfobacterales bacterium, a single window of DNA contains:
- a CDS encoding MotA/TolQ/ExbB proton channel family protein produces MIEFLSKGGVLVTPILLCSVLALAIFIERLIRFFSLSGKEAGLADRIAENLISGQDEKAFETASAGKSPMGRVLSQALEVRHQDRETLETVISHAVDEEVRGISSYLPALATIGNIAPMLGLLGTVVGMIKAFMVIQQMGGKVNAAVLAGGIWEAMLTTALGLAVALPTLIAHSYLISRVDKFEAGLQRGSITFLKAIYQKRQSCD; encoded by the coding sequence ATGATCGAATTTCTCTCCAAAGGCGGGGTTCTGGTAACCCCCATTTTGCTTTGTTCGGTGCTGGCGCTGGCCATTTTTATAGAACGGCTCATCCGGTTTTTTTCCCTGTCCGGAAAAGAAGCAGGGCTTGCCGACCGCATCGCTGAAAATCTGATCAGCGGGCAGGATGAAAAAGCCTTTGAAACGGCATCCGCCGGTAAATCCCCTATGGGACGCGTCCTGTCGCAGGCCCTCGAGGTCAGGCATCAGGATCGTGAAACCCTTGAAACCGTGATATCGCATGCGGTGGATGAAGAGGTCAGGGGAATTTCAAGCTACCTGCCGGCGCTGGCAACCATCGGAAACATTGCGCCCATGCTCGGGCTGCTGGGGACCGTTGTCGGCATGATCAAGGCATTTATGGTCATCCAGCAGATGGGGGGCAAAGTCAATGCCGCGGTGCTGGCAGGCGGAATATGGGAAGCCATGCTGACAACGGCGCTGGGGCTGGCGGTGGCCCTCCCTACCCTGATCGCTCACAGCTACCTGATCTCCCGGGTGGATAAATTCGAAGCCGGACTGCAGCGGGGATCGATCACATTTCTCAAGGCCATTTACCAGAAACGCCAGTCCTGTGACTGA